A single window of Vigna radiata var. radiata cultivar VC1973A chromosome 4, Vradiata_ver6, whole genome shotgun sequence DNA harbors:
- the LOC106759235 gene encoding phototropin-1 has translation MEQSEKSPKKISSVRSSFPREPRGSLEVFNPNTSTATNSRVRSQPLWKPWTESEEQRNEITSTSWMAINPAPQADAECGTAAQRAAEWGLMLRTDTETGKPQGVAVRNSGGEEPNVAKLAAAASSSRKNSQNSARTSGDSSSDGGIGVVDGIPRISEDVMGALSAFQQTFVVSDATKPDYPILYASGGFFKMTGYTSKEVIGRNCRFLQGADTDPGEVAKIREALEGGKIYCGRLLNYKKDGTAFWNLLTISPIKDEDGKVLKFIGMQVEVSKHTEGLKEKTLRPNGLPESLIRYDARQKEKATNSVSELVQIMKRPRALSESASRPSVRKSGFAEEEKQSLQEEEEEEEEEEKEKAEKILRRKSESGASIGRKSEGGNKISMQRISEVSENKLKNSQRRSFMRFRRKSRSNDESVENEVIEDVSSDSEDGERPDSFDVDEKEKQREKRKGLDLATTLERIEKNFVITDPRLPDNPIIFASDSFLELTEYSREEILGRNCRFLQGPETDPATVRKIREAIDNQTEVTVQLINYTKSGKKFWNLFHLQPMRDQKGEVQYFIGVQLDGSQHVEPLQNCIAEDTAKEGEQMVKQTAENVDVAVRDLPDANTKPDDLWTNHSKAVHPKPHRKDNPAWKSIQKVLQSGEQIGLKHFRPIKPLGSGDTGSVHLVELRGTGQYFAMKAMDKSVMLNRNKVHRACAEREILDKLDHPFLPALYASFQTKTHVCLITDYCPGGELFMLLDQQPTKVLKEDAVRFYAAEVVIALEYLHCQGIIYRDLKPENVLIQSNGHVSLTDFDLSCLTSSKPQLIIPASNSKRKKKKKQKSQEVPMFMAEPMRASNSFVGTEEYIAPEIITGSGHTSAVDWWALGILIYEMLYGYTPFRGKTRQKTFANILHKDLKFPKSKPVSLQGKQLIYWLLQRDPKDRLGSREGANEIKRHPFFKGVNWALVRCMKPPELDAPLLPKTEEEKEDKDMEDLQTNVF, from the exons ATGGAGCAGTCAGAAAAATCGCCCAAGAAAATATCCTCAGTGAGATCATCATTTCCGAGAGAGCCACGTGGCTCACTCGAAGTTTTCAACCCAAACACTTCAACTGCAACGAACTCGCGCGTGCGTTCACAGCCGCTTTGGAAACCGTGGACGGAGTCGGAGGAGCAGCGCAATGAAATCACCTCCACGTCGTGGATGGCCATTAATCCGGCGCCGCAAGCAGACGCGGAATGCGGCACGGCGGCGCAGAGGGCCGCGGAGTGGGGATTGATGCTCCGAACCGACACCGAGACCGGCAAGCCGCAGGGCGTGGCGGTGAGGAACTCCGGCGGCGAGGAACCAAACGTTGCCAAACTTGCCGCCGCTGCTTCGTCTTCCAGGAAGAACTCTCAGAACTCCGCCAGAACCTCTGGTGACTCCTCCTCTGATGGCGGAATCGGCGTCGTGGATGGGATTCCGAGAATTTCGGAGGACGTGATGGGGGCTTTGTCGGCTTTCCAACAAACTTTCGTGGTCTCGGATGCTACCAAACCCGATTACCCGATCCTGTATGCGAGTGGCGGGTTCTTTAAAATGACGGGTTATACGTCGAAGGAAGTTATCGGGAGAAACTG TCGATTTTTACAGGGTGCGGATACTGATCCTGGTGAAGTGGCAAAGATAAGGGAAGCATTGGAAGGTGGGAAAATCTACTGCGGAAGGCTATTAAATTACAAGAAGGATGGAACAGCTTTCTGGAACCTTCTGACGATTTCCCCGATTAAGGATGAAGATGGCAAGGTCCTGAAATTTATCGG GATGCAAGTGGAGGTTAGCAAGCACACGGAAGGGTTGAAAGAGAAGACGCTACGTCCCAATGGATTACCGGAATCCTTGATTCGATACGATG CACGCCAGAAAGAGAAGGCTACAAACTCAGTATCTGAGTTGGTGCAGATCATGAAGCGCCCCCGAGCATTGAGTGAATCCGCAAGCAGACCCTCCGTCAGAAAATCAGGATTTGCTGAGGAAGAAAAACAGTCACtacaggaagaagaagaagaagaagaggaggaggagaaagaaaaagcagaaAAAATATTGAGAAGAAAATCTGAGAGTGGGGCTTCAATTGGACGCAAATCCGAAGGaggaaataaaatttcaatgcaACGAATCAGTGAAGTATCTGAAAATAAACTGAAAAACTCTCAGCGCCGTTCTTTCATGAg GTTCAGGCGGAAAAGTCGGTCGAACGATGAAAGCGTGGAAAATGAAGTTATTGAGGATGTCAGCTCTGATAGTGAGGATGGTGAGAGGCCTGATAGTTTTGACGtagatgagaaagaaaagcagagggaaaaaagaaaaggtcttgATCTTGCTACCACGCTTGAACGTATTGAGAAAAACTTTGTCATTACTGATCCAAGGCTTCCAGACAATCCAATA ATCTTTGCATCGGATAGCTTCTTAGAGCTTACAGAATATAGTCGTGAAGAAATCTTGGGAAGGAACTGCAG GTTTCTACAAGGACCTGAAACTGATCCAGCAACTGTGAGAAAAATTAGAGAGGCAATTGACAACCAAACAGAAGTTACCGTGCAACTGATTAATTATACAAAGAGTG GAAAGAAGTTCTGGAACCTGTTTCATTTGCAACCTATGCGTGATCAGAAG GGAGAAGTGCAGTATTTTATTGGTGTTCAACTAGATGGTAGTCAACATGTAGAGCCTCTTCAGAACTGCATCGCAGAAGATACTGCAAAGGAGGGAGAACAAATG GTCAAACAAACTGCAGAAAATGTTGATGTGGCTGTGAGAGATCTTCCGGATGCTAATACG AAACCAGACGATTTATGGACAAATCATTCAAAAGCAGTTCACCCCAAACCTCATAGGAAGGATAACCCTGCATGGAAATCTATCCAGAAG GTCCTACAGAGTGGAGAACAAATAGGCTTAAAGCACTTTAGGCCGATTAAACCTTTAGGATCAGGAGACACTGGCAG TGTGCATCTGGTGGAGCTAAGAGGAACAGGTCAATATTTTGCCATGAAGGCCATGGATAAGAGTGTTATGCTCAATCGTAACAAG GTGCATAGAGCTTGTGCAGAGAGAGAAATTCTTGACAAGCTGGACCACCCTTTTCTACCTGCATTATATGCTTCGTTTCAG ACCAAAACACACGTTTGTTTGATAACTGATTATTGTCCTGGGGGAGAATTATTTATGCTTCTTGACCAGCAACCAACTAAGGTTCTAAAGGAAGACGCCGTGAG attttatgcAGCTGAGGTAGTGATTGCATTGGAGTATCTTCATTGCCAAG GGATAATATATCGAGATTTGAAGCCTGAAAATGTGTTAATCCAGAGCAATGGGCATGTGTCCCTAACAGACTTTGATTTGTCATGTTTAACTTCTAGTAAGCCACAG CTTATAATTCCAGCTTCCAAttcaaaaaggaagaagaagaagaaacagaaaagtcaGGAGGTTCCAATGTTTATGGCTGAACCAATGAGAGCATCAAATTCTTTTGTTGGCACAGAAGAGTACATAGCCCCG GAAATTATAACTGGTTCTGGTCACACTAGTGCTGTTGATTGGTGGGCGCTAG gcATTCTTATATATGAAATGCTCTATGGATATACTCCATTCCGAGGAAAGACAAGACAAAAAACGTTTGCAAATATTCTTCACAAGGATCTTAAATTTCCCAAAAGTAAACCG GTAAGTCTCCAGGGAAAGCAGCTAATTTATTGGTTATTGCAGAGAGATCCCAAAGACAGATTGGGGTCAAGAGAAGGAGCAAATGAAATTAAACGTCATCCTTTCTTCAAAGGTGTAAATTGGGCACTGGTTCGTTGCATG AAACCTCCTGAACTTGATGCTCCTCTCTTACCGAAaactgaagaagaaaaagaagacaaagaTATGGAGGATTTACAGACAAATGTTTTCTGA